Proteins from a single region of Natrinema salifodinae:
- a CDS encoding CRISPR-associated endonuclease Cas3'' — MSFDQYISHPAKTRTDEPTLLIGKEGRFDDGGHLRLVADRMVEACYGQTLADGTSAATVAEVIGLTHDFAKLSRWVQKYLRDQSFQRSKEYRYHAFPSALVTLYCLLESHDEISDHAAEVATLVVAGHHDTQSPPEPSTMAENYGRTTCGIQEKYERVREQFDNIGDEVPERADRIIRAATDGEGSWDDFREWSDCRMDPIDGAHDHLMYFARMGNGSPRDDYYVDVIILWTALKFADQTAASGLKDGDLGGSLPDRSKLIDHVNDLDDEEGILADLNELRDQAREEATTNVEDLVDSDDVGLITLPTGFGKTYAGISAGLRAADISESQLVYVLPYTSILDQVAREIQSVFGVSPYSSSFTLHHHLTDTYTGISDEYTDADIGRSPGALHAESWLSGLTLTTTVQLFESLTAPTARQATRVPSLDKAVVVIDEPQAIPENWWQIVPKLVELLVDTYEATVILMTATQPGLVKYGSQTLETRELTDNTEKYTDFLAENPRVTYRIDDSVQAEWGDDAATIEYSTAGNRIAAAATDSKDVLAVCNTRESAKNLYRHVVPTEMSDTGSPVELGQIIHEYVTQSGDLPSPTELRQFALDSVNRYDSDTVYAYLSGDIRPDDRSLIIDALYDDGAGDSDNPDPLLSCDISVILVSTSIVEAGVDVSFDTVFRDYAPIPNIVQSGGRCNRSFGTTTGDVIVWRLSNPENGAGIPSLVIHGGDGGDVLPLLRQTGRILRQHADDDGTIDESTMVSETISDFYISLFEGPLEPGDEQLAVAIDKASMSALENEHMINEIEGYEDVVACLTDREQDNLLTDDVDVNEIFSHPGAQVNTDPSTWEHKVTAGASTYLILDAREQPYHPVFGIQ; from the coding sequence ATGTCTTTCGACCAGTACATTTCTCATCCAGCCAAGACCAGAACCGACGAGCCAACACTCCTCATCGGCAAAGAAGGGCGATTCGACGATGGCGGACATCTCCGGTTAGTTGCAGACCGGATGGTGGAAGCATGTTATGGGCAAACGCTGGCTGACGGGACGTCGGCAGCGACTGTCGCAGAAGTGATCGGCCTCACTCACGACTTCGCTAAGCTGAGCCGCTGGGTGCAGAAATACCTCCGCGATCAGTCTTTCCAGCGATCCAAGGAGTACCGATATCACGCCTTCCCGAGTGCCCTCGTTACTCTATACTGCCTGCTCGAATCCCATGACGAGATCAGTGATCACGCGGCTGAAGTGGCCACACTCGTGGTTGCGGGCCATCACGATACACAGTCTCCTCCAGAACCCTCTACGATGGCAGAGAACTACGGACGAACCACCTGTGGAATACAGGAGAAATACGAGCGAGTTCGCGAGCAGTTCGATAACATCGGCGACGAAGTGCCGGAGAGGGCTGACCGAATTATTCGTGCTGCGACCGACGGAGAAGGATCGTGGGATGATTTCCGTGAGTGGTCTGACTGTCGCATGGACCCCATCGATGGGGCACACGACCATCTCATGTATTTCGCCCGGATGGGCAATGGCTCTCCCAGAGATGACTACTATGTAGACGTGATAATACTCTGGACGGCGCTCAAATTCGCCGATCAGACAGCGGCAAGCGGGCTCAAGGATGGCGACCTTGGTGGAAGCCTTCCTGATCGGAGTAAGCTGATCGACCACGTCAACGATCTCGATGATGAGGAAGGAATATTGGCAGACCTCAATGAGCTCCGAGATCAAGCTCGAGAAGAGGCCACAACGAACGTCGAAGATCTCGTCGACTCCGACGATGTAGGTCTAATAACGCTACCAACTGGATTCGGTAAAACATATGCTGGAATATCGGCTGGCCTCCGCGCTGCCGATATTAGCGAGAGTCAGCTAGTGTACGTCCTCCCCTACACGAGTATCCTTGATCAGGTTGCAAGAGAGATCCAGTCCGTATTTGGTGTCAGTCCCTACAGTTCGTCGTTCACGTTACATCATCACCTCACAGACACCTACACTGGGATCAGCGATGAATACACTGACGCCGACATCGGGCGTTCCCCGGGCGCCCTCCATGCGGAGTCGTGGCTGAGCGGTCTCACTCTCACCACGACCGTCCAACTCTTCGAGTCGCTAACAGCCCCCACCGCAAGACAGGCGACTCGCGTTCCGTCACTCGATAAAGCTGTCGTCGTGATCGATGAACCACAAGCAATTCCCGAGAACTGGTGGCAGATAGTCCCCAAACTCGTCGAGTTGCTTGTCGACACGTACGAGGCCACAGTCATCCTTATGACAGCTACCCAGCCAGGACTCGTCAAATATGGATCACAGACACTCGAAACACGGGAACTGACGGACAACACTGAGAAGTATACTGATTTCCTTGCTGAAAACCCGCGGGTCACCTATCGGATTGATGACAGCGTCCAAGCAGAGTGGGGGGACGACGCTGCAACTATTGAGTACTCAACTGCAGGGAACCGCATAGCTGCGGCAGCTACTGATAGCAAGGATGTTCTTGCTGTCTGTAACACACGGGAAAGCGCAAAAAACCTCTACCGGCACGTAGTGCCAACAGAAATGTCAGATACAGGCAGTCCTGTTGAATTAGGGCAGATAATCCACGAATACGTAACACAATCTGGAGATCTGCCATCACCCACCGAACTTCGACAGTTTGCCCTTGATTCCGTAAATAGGTATGATTCCGACACCGTTTATGCGTATCTCTCTGGAGATATCCGGCCAGATGACCGCTCGCTGATTATTGATGCCCTTTACGATGATGGGGCAGGCGATTCGGATAATCCCGATCCGCTACTCAGTTGTGACATTTCAGTTATCCTCGTCTCTACGAGTATCGTTGAAGCCGGTGTTGACGTTAGCTTCGACACTGTGTTTCGCGACTATGCCCCGATCCCTAATATTGTCCAGTCCGGTGGCCGATGCAACCGTTCGTTCGGCACTACAACGGGTGATGTGATTGTCTGGCGGCTCAGCAATCCAGAGAACGGAGCTGGAATCCCCTCGCTGGTGATCCACGGCGGCGACGGCGGCGACGTACTTCCTCTCCTTCGACAGACTGGACGCATCCTTCGACAGCACGCGGATGACGACGGCACGATAGATGAGTCGACAATGGTTTCCGAAACAATATCCGATTTTTATATATCTCTGTTCGAGGGACCACTGGAGCCTGGCGATGAGCAGCTCGCTGTTGCCATCGACAAAGCTTCGATGTCCGCGTTGGAGAACGAACATATGATCAACGAAATCGAGGGCTACGAGGATGTTGTTGCATGCCTCACTGATCGAGAACAGGACAACTTGCTTACTGACGATGTTGATGTGAACGAAATTTTTTCGCATCCGGGTGCGCAGGTCAATACTGATCCAAGCACATGGGAACACAAGGTTACAGCGGGAGCCTCGACTTATCTGATTCTGGATGCCCGCGAACAGCCCTATCATCCAGTCTTCGGTATTCAGTGA
- a CDS encoding BGTF surface domain-containing protein has product MTSETTYREKGRAVVLAALMVMSVVAMSAAFAGGVAAKQPASATNDVVYTSPDGDGGLDGDDLWLGQEVTVGEFTDQSGFEIHSGLSGSDNYVTTVKVGDDNMGTFEVNADDFETGEPYHIQTDGNTWNDTEFWVESENLNVEFTRDTVSSDDEAVPITFESERDAQWVNVTSDNLETSELERLFADSETNDGTVALDVAIEDGDSTELTADFSNADLDAGEYNLTFDVTDSAASDTATVEVTDSRLDYAFTDVEQTTQGEIANITVDVAEGSTPVITFGGTEYGYATHAELTNVEEEEVVVQFDTHDVHDNPWSVHEDSDAEIAESDTSVYTADGFDPEDPLPSYNWDLSIGDELDSSSSDDYDLANEHDRDRLVVQDRAEIGDVTTSTAPESDTLETVDDFEDTTVTETNTIAEGDHLIVSVEDFGAEGLIEDIANDGSSLEGALTSEGIFVELTEQNSGPIGTATAWNSSTLTENDDDESLELTGITVDEYSGDLILKVDVPEGAKELETGETYDFSFNVTQANTYVDDEDETFGHESTISIEDREVEWDAIESLPAAEDATATGTTTVAPGTELSAEADSPTDQGGFVQVADAVVTAGDDGNHQFAAEFDLSEETPGSTFDLYVEDRYDSSVNDELTDVNLTAADEPVVAIDVSGDAPSAVNVDEDATLDVTVTNNGDATETVDYHIDVNDDTVVSDELELEAGQEFTDSYEFDTSEAGDLVWNVHANDASDSGTLTVEEESTDDTGDDSGSDDSGSDDSGSDDSGSDDSGSDDSGSDGDDGEDGTPGFGVSVAAVALLAAALLALRRDN; this is encoded by the coding sequence ATGACAAGCGAAACGACCTACCGCGAAAAGGGACGTGCAGTCGTCCTGGCCGCGCTGATGGTCATGTCCGTTGTCGCAATGTCCGCGGCATTCGCGGGCGGTGTGGCAGCAAAGCAACCGGCAAGTGCAACTAATGACGTAGTGTACACCTCTCCTGATGGAGATGGTGGATTAGACGGAGACGATCTCTGGCTAGGTCAAGAGGTAACTGTCGGCGAGTTCACCGACCAGTCCGGGTTTGAGATCCACTCCGGACTCTCTGGCAGCGATAACTACGTGACGACTGTCAAGGTCGGCGATGATAATATGGGTACTTTCGAGGTCAACGCTGATGACTTCGAAACCGGTGAACCATACCACATTCAGACGGACGGGAACACCTGGAACGACACAGAATTCTGGGTTGAATCCGAGAATCTCAACGTCGAATTCACGCGTGACACCGTCAGCTCAGACGACGAAGCTGTTCCTATTACCTTCGAGTCCGAGCGTGACGCCCAGTGGGTGAACGTCACCTCTGATAATCTCGAAACGAGTGAGCTTGAGCGACTCTTCGCTGACAGCGAGACCAACGACGGTACGGTTGCGCTAGATGTCGCCATTGAGGACGGCGACTCGACGGAACTGACCGCCGACTTCAGCAATGCTGACCTCGACGCTGGTGAATACAACCTCACCTTCGATGTGACGGATTCGGCCGCATCCGACACTGCAACAGTCGAGGTAACTGATTCTCGCCTCGACTACGCCTTCACTGACGTTGAGCAGACCACCCAGGGCGAGATCGCCAACATCACCGTTGATGTTGCAGAGGGCAGCACCCCCGTTATTACCTTCGGTGGCACTGAGTACGGATACGCTACGCACGCCGAGCTGACGAACGTCGAAGAAGAAGAAGTCGTCGTTCAGTTCGACACGCACGACGTGCACGATAACCCGTGGAGCGTCCACGAGGATTCCGACGCTGAGATCGCTGAGAGCGACACGAGCGTCTACACCGCCGACGGGTTCGACCCTGAGGACCCGCTCCCCAGCTACAACTGGGACCTGTCGATCGGTGACGAGCTTGACTCGAGCTCTTCTGACGATTACGATCTCGCCAACGAACACGACCGAGATCGACTAGTCGTTCAGGACCGCGCGGAAATCGGTGACGTGACGACTAGCACCGCACCGGAATCTGACACTCTGGAGACCGTCGACGACTTTGAGGACACCACGGTCACTGAAACGAACACGATCGCCGAAGGTGACCACCTCATCGTCAGCGTCGAAGACTTCGGTGCAGAGGGACTTATCGAAGACATCGCGAACGATGGCAGTTCCCTCGAGGGTGCCCTTACCAGCGAGGGTATCTTCGTGGAACTCACCGAACAGAACTCGGGCCCCATCGGCACCGCTACGGCCTGGAACTCGAGCACTCTTACTGAGAACGACGATGACGAGTCGCTTGAACTCACCGGCATCACTGTCGATGAGTACAGTGGCGACCTCATCCTCAAAGTCGACGTCCCTGAGGGTGCTAAGGAGCTAGAGACGGGCGAGACCTACGACTTCTCGTTCAACGTCACGCAGGCGAACACCTACGTTGACGATGAAGATGAGACATTCGGCCACGAGTCCACGATCTCGATCGAGGACCGTGAAGTCGAGTGGGACGCGATTGAGTCGCTCCCTGCTGCTGAAGACGCAACCGCAACCGGTACGACCACGGTCGCACCCGGTACGGAACTCAGCGCTGAAGCCGACTCGCCGACCGATCAGGGCGGCTTCGTTCAGGTGGCTGACGCAGTCGTCACCGCTGGCGACGACGGCAACCACCAGTTCGCCGCTGAGTTCGACCTCAGCGAGGAGACCCCTGGCTCCACCTTCGACCTCTACGTCGAGGATCGCTATGATTCCTCCGTGAACGACGAACTCACGGATGTCAACCTCACGGCAGCTGACGAGCCTGTGGTCGCCATCGACGTCTCCGGTGACGCACCCTCGGCCGTCAACGTCGACGAAGACGCGACGCTCGACGTGACCGTCACCAACAACGGCGACGCCACCGAGACCGTCGACTACCACATCGACGTCAACGATGACACTGTTGTGAGTGACGAGCTCGAACTCGAAGCCGGTCAGGAATTCACCGACAGCTACGAGTTCGACACCAGCGAAGCTGGTGACCTCGTCTGGAACGTCCACGCGAACGACGCTTCCGACTCCGGCACGCTGACCGTCGAAGAAGAGTCCACTGACGACACCGGTGACGACTCCGGTTCCGACGACAGTGGCTCCGACGACAGCGGCTCGGACGACAGTGGCTCCGACGACAGTGGCTCGGACGACAGCGGCTCCGACGGCGATGACGGCGAAGACGGCACCCCCGGCTTCGGTGTCAGCGTCGCTGCTGTCGCGCTGCTCGCCGCTGCGCTGCTGGCCCTGCGCCGCGACAACTAA
- a CDS encoding fibronectin type III domain-containing protein: MTVSFTTDLPDASGLLLDASNPESLTATWEDALNNGEYRIELRDDDPDGDHPPYQHEATVGYQTFEYVIDGILGGEQYSVRIRSQTDHKTGSWLSAEEITKLLGSDSVSVDSVSTTSVTLSWTINNDFRGSHQLYRRRTDYDYDVNEWRLVESFVDDAASGVDETAQPDREYEYLLRTRTQWQYADSPETVTATTDSVGLKDRAVPPRGWYAEANHPSGTTLTPQILDDATLLPRLNALPEARIPIPKGETYLDADLEGAAMRVWKDGDRRPVGEIEEVSVAPGRDELVGIGGTQLERRVQEDVIAEPAHDLAERLVEEYTDYAAHVDPPESEVTQALAQNPASADEWHNVTEFTPLDEIPIGVTDAGEITIQDSNVLLNISNETLYESGTGSPISSPDHIGQNYLTYQNRDDYDEFGPFEIDYQISGADLRIAAYLETESDPAALEAALIDHETDAEIGRITLVDTTTESGLLWYTSDGSDSSNLFDNIGTEPWTDGDVGPGTYRLRIDVAFEFEGAVDVSGVSIHDTQYVYEWDNDVDNEGGIDYPQTKPDFESVVLDAYQAVLSVRGGDLDIDIDDTGGQQSVGLSNDGLTFVRESNSATVSAEFADLTGELFVELGLSRYGDAGTGAIPRYGTEGQTVDSYELTALLDDTPIILNRNFDGDLKDILATIAEDSDSLYEVRQDGDQTVVEWAQPGQRTAGSDPAVQPDYEVTKESRRILKAIVKGGRARVEDESIVAESGTAVVLEETDVIAGTERVRSADNGTQYRPNLDYQLRTGAGELDIPEAGGIDAGEELVVDYDYNVSGSYEHPDFDGDPRTEIVEDIPQASSERACTQASRALVDELSEPRYEADVTIPAGEEISGLIETLDLEDIPGDAMVVYDVKESPDGLQLRLGSRNRVDETVQRMQSRLEATSERV, from the coding sequence GTGACGGTCTCCTTCACGACCGATTTGCCCGATGCCAGCGGCCTCTTGCTCGACGCCTCGAATCCCGAGTCGCTGACCGCGACGTGGGAAGACGCGCTCAACAACGGCGAGTACCGAATCGAGTTGCGCGACGACGATCCCGACGGCGACCATCCACCCTACCAGCACGAAGCGACTGTCGGCTACCAGACCTTCGAGTACGTCATCGACGGCATCCTCGGCGGCGAGCAGTATTCCGTCCGGATCCGATCGCAGACTGACCATAAGACCGGCTCATGGCTGAGCGCCGAGGAAATCACTAAACTCCTGGGCTCGGATAGTGTTTCGGTCGACAGCGTCTCCACAACCTCCGTCACGCTAAGCTGGACTATCAACAACGACTTCCGCGGATCGCATCAACTCTATCGGCGTCGGACCGACTACGACTACGACGTCAACGAATGGCGCCTCGTCGAGTCATTCGTCGACGATGCAGCCTCAGGGGTCGATGAGACTGCACAGCCCGATCGCGAGTACGAGTACCTTCTCCGAACTCGAACACAGTGGCAGTACGCAGATAGTCCGGAGACCGTTACGGCCACGACGGACAGTGTCGGCCTCAAGGACCGCGCCGTCCCGCCGCGGGGCTGGTACGCCGAGGCCAATCATCCTTCCGGAACGACGCTCACGCCGCAGATCCTCGACGATGCAACCCTTCTGCCGCGGCTGAACGCGCTCCCAGAGGCACGGATCCCGATCCCGAAAGGCGAGACCTATCTCGACGCGGATCTCGAGGGCGCCGCCATGCGTGTCTGGAAGGACGGCGATCGTCGCCCGGTCGGCGAGATCGAGGAGGTCTCGGTCGCTCCCGGCCGCGACGAACTGGTCGGCATCGGGGGCACGCAACTCGAGCGTCGCGTCCAGGAGGACGTCATCGCCGAGCCGGCGCACGACCTCGCCGAGCGGCTGGTCGAGGAGTACACCGACTACGCCGCGCACGTCGACCCACCCGAGAGCGAGGTGACCCAAGCGCTGGCACAGAACCCTGCCAGTGCCGACGAGTGGCACAACGTCACGGAGTTCACCCCTCTCGACGAGATCCCGATCGGCGTGACCGACGCTGGCGAGATCACCATCCAGGACTCGAACGTCCTGCTGAACATCAGCAACGAGACGCTCTACGAGTCGGGGACTGGGTCCCCAATATCGTCGCCTGACCACATCGGCCAGAATTACCTTACCTATCAGAACAGAGACGATTACGACGAATTCGGCCCCTTCGAGATCGACTACCAGATCAGCGGCGCCGACCTCCGGATCGCAGCCTACCTCGAAACCGAGTCGGATCCGGCAGCGCTCGAGGCGGCACTGATCGATCACGAGACCGACGCTGAGATCGGCCGGATCACGCTTGTCGATACCACGACCGAGAGCGGGCTGCTCTGGTACACGAGCGACGGGAGCGATAGCAGCAATTTGTTCGACAACATCGGGACGGAGCCGTGGACCGACGGCGACGTCGGGCCCGGGACCTACCGCCTTCGGATCGACGTCGCGTTCGAGTTTGAGGGCGCGGTCGACGTCTCCGGCGTCTCGATCCACGACACGCAATACGTCTACGAGTGGGACAACGACGTCGACAACGAGGGCGGGATCGACTACCCCCAGACCAAGCCCGACTTCGAGAGTGTCGTCCTCGACGCCTACCAGGCCGTCCTCTCGGTCCGCGGCGGCGACCTCGACATCGACATCGACGATACTGGCGGCCAGCAGTCGGTCGGCCTCTCGAACGACGGCCTCACCTTCGTCCGCGAGTCCAACTCGGCGACCGTCAGCGCTGAGTTCGCGGACCTCACCGGCGAACTGTTCGTCGAGCTTGGCCTCTCCCGGTACGGCGACGCCGGCACGGGGGCGATCCCCCGCTACGGCACCGAGGGCCAGACCGTCGACAGCTACGAGTTGACGGCACTGCTCGACGACACGCCGATCATCCTCAACCGCAACTTCGATGGCGACCTCAAAGACATCCTCGCGACGATCGCCGAGGACTCCGACTCGCTGTACGAAGTCCGACAGGACGGCGACCAGACGGTCGTCGAGTGGGCCCAGCCTGGCCAGCGGACGGCCGGTTCCGATCCGGCGGTCCAGCCCGACTACGAGGTCACAAAAGAGTCCCGGCGGATCCTCAAGGCGATCGTTAAGGGCGGCCGGGCGCGCGTCGAAGACGAGTCGATCGTTGCCGAGTCCGGAACGGCGGTCGTTCTCGAGGAGACCGACGTCATCGCCGGGACCGAGCGGGTTCGCAGCGCCGACAACGGCACGCAGTACCGCCCCAACCTCGACTACCAGCTGCGGACCGGCGCCGGCGAGCTGGACATCCCCGAGGCTGGCGGGATCGACGCCGGCGAGGAGCTGGTGGTCGACTACGATTACAACGTCTCCGGGTCGTACGAGCATCCCGACTTCGACGGCGACCCGCGGACCGAGATCGTCGAGGACATCCCCCAGGCCTCGAGCGAGCGGGCCTGCACACAGGCTTCTCGCGCCCTCGTCGACGAGCTGAGTGAGCCGCGCTACGAGGCCGACGTGACGATCCCTGCCGGTGAGGAGATCAGCGGGCTGATCGAGACGCTCGACCTCGAGGACATCCCCGGCGATGCGATGGTAGTCTACGACGTCAAGGAAAGTCCCGACGGGTTGCAGTTGCGTCTGGGGAGTCGAAATCGTGTGGACGAGACCGTCCAACGTATGCAGTCCCGGTTAGAGGCGACAAGCGAGCGGGTCTAA
- a CDS encoding glycine-rich protein yields MTIEAYGAGGGHSRGGAGGYAVGDRDDLIGETITINVGGAGEQNAGGINGGARGGRCSDDPSQNGYGGGGASDVRYGGSTLDDRIIVAGGGGGAPYTDSYQGGDGGGLQGEDGEEHYDIGYGGGGTQTSGGSGAGGYGQESGVDGSFGAGGRAGDSDQIYDGAGGGGGGWYGGGGGAASLNDSAVGGGGGSSYISDVTDASTTIGGGASPDTDGQVVITITVDPPTNVSAQQAGDSSVDLSWDAEINADEYRIYRATSTGSSLSDYSQVGSTTSASYTDTGLINGRSYYYRVTTVGGSSESDPSDEASATTALPTPTVDVVETAFREVTVDYADSDDNPDGNLTLERQVNSMTTIETSSPGDHQYIDTDILDGVTHEYTVRRDTGDATRSVSESVLTELPAVESLSVESVDGRYVTLSWTDPSNNADGYRLLLQRPADSSYSQDGSDFDPVVEGETKTVTTTELLDGQEYSATVETYTAETSTREDQ; encoded by the coding sequence ATGACAATCGAGGCATACGGTGCCGGCGGCGGTCATAGCCGCGGCGGGGCCGGCGGCTATGCAGTCGGGGATCGCGATGACCTCATTGGAGAGACGATCACGATCAACGTCGGGGGTGCGGGTGAGCAAAATGCCGGCGGGATTAACGGCGGTGCGCGTGGGGGCCGCTGTAGCGATGATCCGTCCCAAAATGGATATGGTGGGGGTGGAGCCTCCGACGTCCGCTATGGAGGCAGTACACTCGACGATCGAATCATAGTCGCTGGCGGGGGTGGAGGCGCACCATACACCGACTCCTACCAGGGCGGGGATGGTGGCGGTCTCCAAGGCGAAGACGGCGAAGAGCATTATGACATCGGTTATGGCGGCGGCGGGACGCAAACCTCGGGCGGAAGCGGGGCCGGTGGCTATGGACAAGAAAGTGGCGTGGACGGCTCGTTCGGTGCCGGAGGCCGCGCTGGCGATTCCGATCAAATCTATGACGGCGCTGGCGGCGGGGGCGGCGGTTGGTATGGGGGTGGAGGGGGTGCTGCCTCGCTCAACGATTCCGCTGTCGGTGGAGGGGGAGGGTCCTCCTACATCAGCGACGTGACCGACGCCTCGACAACAATCGGCGGGGGCGCATCTCCGGACACCGACGGGCAAGTCGTCATCACGATCACCGTCGACCCACCGACTAACGTCTCTGCCCAGCAAGCAGGAGATAGCTCGGTCGATCTCAGTTGGGATGCAGAGATCAATGCCGACGAGTACCGCATCTACCGTGCGACGTCGACGGGTAGTTCGCTGAGCGATTACTCCCAGGTCGGATCGACGACCTCGGCGTCGTACACAGACACTGGCCTTATCAATGGCCGATCGTACTACTATCGCGTCACGACCGTTGGAGGCAGTTCAGAGTCCGATCCGTCGGATGAAGCCTCCGCGACAACTGCCCTCCCTACCCCCACGGTCGATGTCGTCGAGACGGCGTTCCGCGAAGTGACCGTCGATTACGCTGACAGCGACGACAACCCCGATGGGAATCTCACGCTCGAACGCCAGGTCAACAGCATGACGACGATCGAGACGAGCAGTCCAGGCGACCACCAGTACATCGATACGGATATCCTCGACGGCGTGACTCACGAGTATACCGTTAGACGGGATACAGGCGACGCGACGAGGTCTGTCTCCGAGTCGGTGCTAACAGAACTTCCAGCGGTCGAGAGTCTTAGCGTCGAGTCAGTCGACGGGCGGTACGTGACGCTCTCGTGGACCGACCCCAGCAACAACGCCGACGGCTACCGACTGCTGCTCCAGCGGCCGGCGGACAGTAGCTACTCACAGGACGGCAGTGATTTCGATCCCGTCGTCGAAGGCGAAACGAAGACAGTGACGACGACCGAGTTGCTCGACGGTCAGGAGTACTCAGCGACTGTCGAAACCTACACGGCTGAAACCAGCACGAGGGAAGATCAATAA
- a CDS encoding DUF4352 domain-containing protein: protein MNRRHYLAMAVPLLAGCSSAASETDPDPDTVADVALESEDLRAEDADVSLEIAYSARIDRELSPGDQATLADDGEKWLIVRMDVTNTGDVKRDLEVAQYVVTAAGETYEVVHFDEHFLRGMAPGAGETVTGWVAFSIPEDMTEATLTAAQDLQDRLDVTFTRDTSLSAAFPDE, encoded by the coding sequence ATGAACCGCCGACACTACCTCGCGATGGCTGTCCCACTGCTTGCCGGCTGCTCCTCGGCGGCGTCGGAGACCGATCCGGACCCGGACACCGTCGCCGACGTGGCCCTCGAGTCGGAGGACCTCCGTGCCGAAGATGCCGATGTCTCGCTCGAGATCGCGTACTCCGCGCGGATCGACCGCGAACTCTCCCCTGGCGACCAGGCGACGCTCGCCGACGACGGGGAGAAGTGGCTGATCGTTCGGATGGACGTCACCAACACCGGCGACGTCAAGCGCGATCTGGAAGTGGCGCAGTACGTCGTTACGGCGGCCGGCGAGACGTATGAGGTCGTCCACTTCGATGAGCACTTCCTCCGCGGGATGGCGCCCGGCGCCGGCGAGACGGTTACCGGCTGGGTCGCCTTCTCGATTCCTGAGGATATGACGGAGGCAACGCTGACGGCCGCCCAGGATCTTCAGGACCGGCTCGACGTGACGTTCACCCGCGACACGTCGCTTTCCGCGGCGTTCCCTGACGAGTAG
- a CDS encoding phage tail tube protein: MTGAGAATLAFAKEQTFMGDLVDSDSDGTPEYWKFGRDPTVTDLELDRALSNMSEGDQAEYVESIAGNLEGAFGVEAVVSSDVHSDVEDLVFNNADGTGFTPGRAASGRVYTGIDYLDGTAERELVGCVPLDYSVSYQQGETVTYSLSMGYADENLNTSITPSSINGVTDGTSAAWHGVDLTIDGTTVAKLQEAELSISNISRFQRGASHIAEDAVLARPETELTVDAIFTGPSRTELAYGSAGATTTAARMNSVSGALDIAVDGASVSTYNLAKLKPTMHSWSDLITDGDTDTTDSTTFNVTGGVTVN, from the coding sequence ATGACGGGCGCTGGTGCGGCGACGCTGGCGTTCGCCAAAGAGCAGACGTTCATGGGCGACCTCGTCGACAGCGACTCCGACGGGACGCCCGAGTACTGGAAGTTCGGCCGAGATCCGACGGTCACCGATCTCGAACTCGATCGGGCGCTCTCGAACATGTCCGAGGGCGACCAGGCCGAGTACGTCGAGAGCATCGCCGGCAACCTCGAGGGCGCGTTCGGCGTCGAGGCGGTCGTCTCGAGCGACGTCCACAGCGACGTCGAGGACCTCGTCTTCAACAACGCCGACGGGACCGGGTTCACGCCTGGCCGTGCAGCGAGCGGTCGCGTCTACACCGGGATCGACTACCTCGACGGCACGGCCGAACGCGAACTGGTCGGGTGTGTGCCACTCGACTACTCGGTCAGCTACCAGCAGGGCGAGACGGTCACCTACTCGTTGTCGATGGGCTACGCCGACGAGAACCTCAACACGTCGATCACGCCCTCGTCGATCAACGGTGTCACCGACGGGACGTCGGCGGCGTGGCACGGCGTCGACCTCACTATCGACGGGACGACCGTCGCCAAGCTCCAGGAGGCCGAACTGTCGATCTCGAACATCAGCCGCTTCCAGCGCGGTGCGAGTCACATCGCCGAGGACGCCGTCCTCGCACGGCCCGAGACGGAACTCACCGTCGACGCGATCTTCACCGGCCCGTCGCGCACGGAGCTCGCCTACGGCAGCGCTGGCGCGACCACGACCGCGGCCCGGATGAACAGTGTCTCGGGTGCGCTTGACATCGCCGTCGACGGGGCGTCCGTCTCGACGTACAACCTCGCGAAGCTCAAACCGACCATGCACTCCTGGTCCGACCTCATCACCGACGGAGACACGGACACGACCGACTCGACGACGTTCAACGTCACCGGCGGCGTAACTGTCAACTAA